In the Apium graveolens cultivar Ventura unplaced genomic scaffold, ASM990537v1 ctg3371, whole genome shotgun sequence genome, one interval contains:
- the LOC141701122 gene encoding uncharacterized protein LOC141701122, translated as MYANLVIDEEEMDEIVIANNEMTEQKTTFILVGKFLTEKTINFQAMQNLTASLWRPREGMEVHSMRDLKYLFVFYHKMDVQKVIEGGPWSFEQAMLVLHQLEMGEDPAAVKLQNMEMWVQIYDLPRGFVSESILKSVGASLGTYIKSGSGTFDGGWTPYVRIRVALNVDKPLKRRMKIKREGN; from the coding sequence ATGTATGCGAATTTGGTCATTGATGAGGAGGAGATGGATGAAATAGTGATTGCAAATAATGAGATGACTGAACAAAAAACAACGTTTATATTGGTAGGAAAATTTTTGACGGAGAAAACTATAAACTTTCAAGCTATGCAGAATCTAACAGCGTCATTATGGCGGCCACGAGAAGGAATGGAAGTCCACAGTATGAGGGATTTGAAGTATTTGTTTGTGTTTTACCATAAGATGGATGTGCAAAAGGTAATAGAAGGTGGCCCTTGGTCATTTGAGCAGGCGATGCTTGTGCTTCATCAACTGGAGATGGGGGAGGATCCAGCTGCAGTTAAGCTACAGAATATGGAAATGTGGGTGCAAATATATGATTTACCTAGGGGTTTTGTTTCGGAAAGTATTTTGAAAAGTGTTGGTGCGTCTTTGGGAACGTACATTAAATCAGGGTCAGGAACGTTTGATGGAGGGTGGACACCATATGTACGTATTCGAGTTGCACTGAATGTTGATAAACCATTAAAGAGAAGAATGAAGATAAAGCGAGAAGGAAATA